ATCCGTCTGACGCTCAGCGTCGTGTGTCCTCGCTGCGGGTCGCTCGACACCCGCGAGCTCTCGCGCTTTGGCTCCACCTCGTGCAAGTCGCTGTGGGAATGCCGCGCCTGCCTCGAACCCTTCGATCACTTCAAGGCCCTCTGATGACGATGACGGATGCCACGGCCGCCGGCCCCGCTGCGACGCCCGCCCCGCGCGCCCGCGCGCGCTTCCACACCCTGCGTGTCGCCGACGTGCGGCCCCTCACGCCGACCGCGATCGAGGTGACGTTCGCCGTCCCGGACGACATCGCGGATGCCTTCGACTACGCGCCTGGCCAGTACGTCGCCCTGCGCGCCACGGTCGACGGAGAGGAGCTCCGCCGCTCCTATTCCCTGTGCCGCCCGCCCGCTCGGGGAACGATCAGCGTCGGCATCAAGCGCGACCCCGACGGCCGATTCTCGAGCTGGGCACACGAGGGCCTGCGCCCCGGCGACGAGATCGACGTCATGAGCCCGCAGGGCACCTTCGTCTCGAGGGCGTCGACGTCGACCGGGCACGTGGTCGCGATCGCGGCGGGTTCGGGGATCACCCCGATCATGGCGCTCGCCGCCGATGTGCTCGAGCGCTCCGCCGACGCCCGCATGACGATCGTCTACGCCAATCGCTCCTCGACCGACGTCATGTTCGTCGACGAGCTCGCCGACCTCAAGGACCGTTACCCCTCGCGCTTGACGCTGCACCACGTGCTCTCGCGCGAGCAGCGCGCCGCTCCCGTGTTCTCGGGCCGGCTCGACGAGGAGCGCCTGCGCCTGATCCTGTCGCGGCTCATCGATCCGGCATCCGTCGACGAGTGGTTCCTCTGCGGTCCCTTCGCGCTCGTCGAGGTGTGCCGCGAGGCGCTCGCCGAGGCGGGTGTTCCCCGTGAGCGTGTGCGCTTCGAGCTCTTCACCGCCGGCGACGGCAACGCACCGGCGCAGACCGGGGGAGCGCGCCCCGTGCGCGTGCGCGCCGATGAGCCCGTCCGCTCGATCGAAATCACCCTCGACGGGCAGTCTGCCCACGTCGACAGCCCGGTGTCGGCGAACGAGACGATCCTCGCCGCGGCCCTCCGCGTGCGCCCCGACGTGCCGTTCGCGTGCGCCGGGGGAGTGTGCGGCACGTGCCGCGCCCGCGTGATCGAGGGGTCGGTGTCGATGACCGAGAACTACGCCCTCGAACCGGACGAGATCGAGCGCGGATACGTGCTCACCTGCCAATCGCACCCGACCTCCGACACCGTGCGCGTCGACTACGACGGATAGGGATGCCGTGATCGACTACTCCCACGCCGACGACCTCGCGATCATCACGCTGAACGCCCCCGCCCGTCGAAACGCGCTCGGCCTCGACGCCCTCGGGGCGCTCGCCGAGGCGTACGACCGAGCCGAGGCCGACGGCGCGCGCGCCGTGCTCCTCCGCGGGGAGGGGCCGTCGTTCTGCGCCGGCCGCGACATCGCGGGCGTGGACCCGGCCACCGACGACGTCGCCGGATACCTCGAGGCCACTCTCGCGCCGCTCCTCCGGCGCATGGCATCCTTCCCCGCTCCCACCTTCGCCGCCGCCCACGGGGCGTGCCTCGGCGTCGGCCTCGGGCTCCTCATCGCGACCGACGTCGTCTTCGTCGCCGATACCGCGAAGGTGGGCTCGCCGTTCGCCGCGCTCGGTGCGACCCTCGACTCGGGCGGCCACGCCCTGTTCGCCGAGCGTCTCGGCACCCACGCCACGCTCGACCTCATCTACACCGGTCGGATGCTGACGGGGGAGGAGGCCGTGCGCGCCGGACTGTTCTCGAGGGTGGTCCCGGCATCCGAGATTCAGGATGCCACCGAGCTCGCCGCCCGTCGGGCCGCGGCCGGTCCCACCGAGGCTTTCCGCGCGAGCAAGCGCATCGTGACGGCGATCCGCGACGAGCGGCTGGGCCTGTGGGAGGCGATGGCGCTCGAGAACCGGGCGCAGGCCGCTCTCGCGCGGACCGATGACTACCGCGAGGGCTTCGCCGCCTTCCAGGCCAAACGCACGCCGGAGTTCCGGGGGCGCTGACGCGTGAGCACCCGCTGCTGATTGAATCGGCTCATGTCGATCGACGAAGAAGACGAACTCGCTCAGCTGCGCCGCCGGGCGTACTCGCCTTCTGCCGACATCGCCTCGGATCCCGATGCCCTCCGGCGTCTGATCGAACTCGAGGCCCGCGCGAACGCGACCGAGCAGGCGCCCGCGTCGGCCCCCGCCGTGCCCGAGGAGCCGGTCGCCCCCGCCGAGAGCGAGATCCCGGATGCCACCCCCGCCCGGCCGCGGATCACACGGCCGCGCCTGCGCCGCTCGACGGTGATTCTGCTGGCCGCCGCCGCGCTCGTCGTCGCGACCCTGGCCACCGTGCTCGTGGTCGTGCAGCGGGTGCAGACCGATCCGCTCCAGGCCGGGGCGACGCAGATCGCCCGGCTGGCACCCGACCCGGACTTCGAGGTACCGAGCTCGCTCACGGTGGGGATCACGGGCAACGTCACGGCGTTCGAGGAGTTCGAAGGTTTCCGCGTGATCTCGCAGCCGTCGTACTACGACGCCGAGGGAGCAGCCCGCTGCATGACGGTGTGGCAGCCGGAATTGCTCGACACGGCGGGCGGGGGCGGGTTCTCGTACGACGGCGAGTTCTTCCTGAGCACGTGCGGCGCCGGATCATTTCCCGCGAACATGACGATGCTCCTGCGGGACGGCACCCCCGAGCGCGCGCAGACGGACTTCCCCGCGGGGACCGCCTTGCAGTTCGTCTACGACGCGGTGAACAACGAGATCGTCATCTTCCGCGGCTGACCCGCGAAACGACGATGCCCCGGCACACGGCCGGGGCATCGTCGACACAGTGCGCGTCAGGCGGCGGAGGTCACCGCGAACTGGACGGAGCCCTGCGGGTCGATCTGCGCGTCGAGGACGCGGTCATCGAGGACGGCGGCGGCGTCGGTGTCGAGGAACACCCGCGCGCCCGCGTGCTCGACGACGGCGTCCTGCGGCTGCGGGCCGTCGACGACCGACAGCGAGAACTGGGACTCGGGCGAACCCGCGCCCTCGATGCGCACCCCGCCCTGGGCGGCGTCGGGGTACTGCGCGGTGATGGTCTTGACGGCGGTCGTGGCCTCTTCGGTGAGCGTCAGCATTCGTGGCTCTCCTTCTTTGTCGACGACAGGAGCCAGCCACGATGCCGAGAATCCGCGCGGCCCTCAAGCTCTGGCATCCATTTCCAGGGGATTCTCACCGAGCGCACAGAGGGCGCGCACGCGGGTCAGGGAAGCAGACCCGCCCGACGGGCGCGTGCGACCGCGGCGTGCCGCGTCGAGGCGTCGAGCTTGGCCATCGCCGATGCCAGATACGACTTGACGGTGGTTTCACGGAGGTGGAGGGATGCCGCGATCTCACCGTTCGTCGACCCGACCGCGGCGCACGCCAGCACGTCGATCTCGCGGCGCGAAAGGTGGATGTCGGCGTCCTCGCCGGAGCGCGGGGCGTCCCCGGTGAGAGCGGCCAGACGGGCCTCGAGCTCTTCGAGACGCCGGCGCACGTCATCGTCGCCGACCGTGGCGGCGATGCTGCGCAACTGCGCGTAGCTCTCGCGGATCTCTTCGCGCACGCCCACGCTCAGTCCGTTGTCGCCCGACGGCATCGTGGAGAGGCGGCGATCCACCTCCTCGCGCACACGGAGCTCGGTGCCCAGCTCTCCCGCGACGTCGAACGCGGGGCGCGCCTCGATATCCCCGACCGGTGCCTGCGCCCAGGATCCGCAGTACAGGACGCCCCGCGCGTGGCCGCGCACGAGCACCGGAACGGCGAACAGCGTCGCGATGCCCTCGCCGAGGATGGCGCGGTCGTAGTCGTGCGTGATGGACCGCGCGGTGCGGTAGTCCAATGTCATCCGCGGGCGTCGCTCGACGAGGGCGCGTCCGCCGAGGCCGCGCTCGGCGCGGACGACGAGTCCCTCGATGCTGCGCGTGCGCGCTCCGACGATGGTCGTGACGTGGACGGCTCCGTTGTGCTCCAGGCCGCCGAACGCGAGGGGGAAATGGGTGCGGCGCGCGAGTTCGGCGACGGCGTGAGACACGAGTGTCGCGTCGTCGCGAAGAACGGTCGGTGCTCCCAAGAGAACTACCTACTTCCGGGGGTGACGGCTGCGTCGCCGCCTTTCGTAGCGTCGACCCTACCACCGGGAGCGCTTCCACCATCCCGGGTCATCATCCCCCCAATCGGTGCGATGTTGCACCGGTCCCATGAGGCAAGGAGGCCACATGACGGACAGAAGAATCGACCCCGCCCCGGGAGGCGGCGTCGACTACATCGCGGTCGAGGAGTCCGCACCGTTCCGCGATCTGAAGAAGCGGCAGCGCAGCTTCATCTTCCCGCTCGCGGTCGCATTCCTCGTCTGGTACTTCGTCTACGTGCTGCTGTCGTCGTTCGCGCCGGAGTTCATGGCGCAGCCGGTGTTCGGCGCCGTGACGGTCGGGCTCCTGTTCGGTCTGGGGCAGTTCGTCACGACGTTCGCGATCACGATGGGCTACGTCGCATATGCGAACCGTCGGCTCGACCCCCTCGCGGAGCAACTGCGCGATGAGCTCGAGCGCACCGAGCGGGGGACCGCATGAACGAGGTCTTCGGCACCGTCCACGCCGCCGTCCAGACGGTGGAGAACAACCCGGTCTTGAACATCTCGATCTTCGGCGCCTTCGTCGCCGTGACGCTGTTCATCGTCATCCGGGCCAGCCGTAACAGCAAGACCGCGGCCGACTACTACGCCGCGGGGCGCTCGTTCACGGGACCCCAGAACGGCTTCGCCATCGCGGGCGACTACCTTTCGGCGGCGTCGTTCCTCGGGATCGTCGGCGCGATCGCGATCAACGGATACGACGGCTTCCTCTACTCGATCGGCTTCCTCGTCGCCTGGCTGGTGGCGCTGCTGCTGGTGGCGGAGCTCATGCGCAACACCGGCAAGTTCACGATGGCCGATGTGCTCTCGTTCCGCCTCCGGGAACGCCCCGTCCGTATGGCGGCGGCGATCACGACGCTCGCGGTGTGCTTCTTCTACCTGCTCGCGCAGATGGCGGGTGCCGGTGGACTCGTCTCCCTCCTGCTCGGGATCACGGAGCGACTGGGGCAGTCGATCGTCGTCGCGGTGGTCGGCCTTCTCATGATCGTCTACGTGCTCATCGGCGGTATGAAGGGCACGACGTGGGTGCAGATCGTCAAGGCGTTCCTTCTCATCGGCGGCGCCGTCGTCATGACGATCTGGGTGCTCGCGATCAACGGCTTCAACCTCAACACCCTTCTCGAAGCGGCCGTCGCCGCCTCGCCGAAGGGGGAGGCGGTGCTCGCACCCGGTCTCCAGTACGGCAAGAACCCGTGGGACTTCATCTCCCTGGCGCTCGCCCTGGTGCTGGGCACGGCGGGCCTGCCCCACGTGCTCATGCGCTTCTACACGGTGCCCACGGCCAAAGAGGCCCGGCGGTCGGTGGTCTGGGCCATCTGGCTCATCGGCCTGTTCTACATCCTCACTCTCGTGCTCGGTTACGGTGCGGGCGCCCTCGTCGGACCGGATGCCATCCTGGCGGCGCCGGGAGGCGTCAACGCGGCGGCTCCTCTGCTGGCCCTCGCGCTCGGCGGCCCGATCCTGCTCGGGTTCATTTCGGCGGTGGCCTTCGCGACGATCCTCGCGGTCGTTGCCGGTCTGACCATCACCGCGGCCGCGTCGTTCGCGCACGACATCTACGCGAGCGTCGTGAAGAAGGGCAACGTCCCGCCGGACGGAGAGGTCAAGGTCGCCCGACGCACCGTCATCGTCATCGGTGTGCTCGCGATCATCGGCGGCATCGGGGTCCAGGGGCAGAACGTGGCGTTCCTCGTCGCGCTGGCCTTCGCCGTCGCGGCGTCGGCGAACCTCCCGACCATCCTGTACTCGCTCTTCTGGCGCCGTTTCACCACGCGCGGTGCCGTATGGAGCATGTACGGCGGTCTCGGCTCCGCCCTGGTGCTGATCTTCCTCTCGCCGGTCTTCTGGGGCACGCCCACCAGCGTGTTCGTCGACGCCGGCGTGGCGATCTGGCCGCTCAACAACCCGGGCATCGTGTCGATCCCCCTGGGCTTCCTGCTCGGCTGGCTCGGCTCGATCACCTCGCGCCGCGCCGAGGATGCCGGAAAGGCGGCGGAGATGGACGTGCGCTCGCTCACCGGCTTCGGTGCGGAGAAGGCGTCCACCCACTGAGAACCGCTCTGTGGAGCGGGGGCGCCCGGTCTCGTCGGCGACAGCCACGGGGCCGGGCGCTTCGCGTCGTGGGGGCCATCGCCGGCGCCCCCCGAGCCGGGGCATGCTCCGCGCTCGCACGCCCCTACGCCCCCACCGCCCCTCACCCGGCGCGGCGACCTCACCCCGTCCCGCGCAGCCCCTCCCCGAGCACCACGTCGTTCTCGAGCGACAGCAGGTACTCCTTCACCTCGGGGTGCCCGCCGTACTCGCCGATCGACCCGTCGGCACGCACGACGCGGTGCACGGGCACGACGATCGAGAACGGGCTCTTCGCGCACGCCGTCCCCACCGCGCGCGCGGCCCCCGGGGCTCCCGCGAGGATCGCCACCTCGCCGTATGACGCCATCTCGCCGTACGGGATGTCGATCGTGGCCTGCAGGGCGGTCCGCGTGAAGCCCTGCACGAGTCGCCAGTCGAGCGGCACCTCGAAGTGCCGCCGCGCGCCGTCGAAGTACTCGTCGAGCTGCTCGCGCAGGTCGACGGCACCGTCGGGGTCGGGCTCGGGCAGGACCCCGAGCCGCTGCGCGATCTCGGCCCGGGCGAGGTCGATGCCGTCGTGTGCGACGTCGAGCCGCACGAGGGCATCGTTCACGAACGTGAGGAGGATCGGGCCGATCGGGCTGTCGTATTCGGTGCTGGTGACGGTGTTCATACGCTCATCCTCGTGACCGGCGAGACCGCCCATCGGGCTTCTGCCCGGAACCGGGGACGACCTCGCGATTCGGCATCCTGGGGAGGAACAGCCGATCCGACGGCGTGTCGCGGATTCCCGCAAAACCCGCCCCGGCTACGCGCGATCCACAGATGCCCGGCTTAGTCTGGCAGGTGTGTGGCGAGCTGAGGATGACACCGTGAGCGGTGGCGACGGAGACGGGTCCTCGTCG
This portion of the Microbacterium testaceum StLB037 genome encodes:
- the paaE gene encoding 1,2-phenylacetyl-CoA epoxidase subunit PaaE, giving the protein MTMTDATAAGPAATPAPRARARFHTLRVADVRPLTPTAIEVTFAVPDDIADAFDYAPGQYVALRATVDGEELRRSYSLCRPPARGTISVGIKRDPDGRFSSWAHEGLRPGDEIDVMSPQGTFVSRASTSTGHVVAIAAGSGITPIMALAADVLERSADARMTIVYANRSSTDVMFVDELADLKDRYPSRLTLHHVLSREQRAAPVFSGRLDEERLRLILSRLIDPASVDEWFLCGPFALVEVCREALAEAGVPRERVRFELFTAGDGNAPAQTGGARPVRVRADEPVRSIEITLDGQSAHVDSPVSANETILAAALRVRPDVPFACAGGVCGTCRARVIEGSVSMTENYALEPDEIERGYVLTCQSHPTSDTVRVDYDG
- a CDS encoding enoyl-CoA hydratase/isomerase family protein, with product MIDYSHADDLAIITLNAPARRNALGLDALGALAEAYDRAEADGARAVLLRGEGPSFCAGRDIAGVDPATDDVAGYLEATLAPLLRRMASFPAPTFAAAHGACLGVGLGLLIATDVVFVADTAKVGSPFAALGATLDSGGHALFAERLGTHATLDLIYTGRMLTGEEAVRAGLFSRVVPASEIQDATELAARRAAAGPTEAFRASKRIVTAIRDERLGLWEAMALENRAQAALARTDDYREGFAAFQAKRTPEFRGR
- a CDS encoding response regulator transcription factor; the protein is MGAPTVLRDDATLVSHAVAELARRTHFPLAFGGLEHNGAVHVTTIVGARTRSIEGLVVRAERGLGGRALVERRPRMTLDYRTARSITHDYDRAILGEGIATLFAVPVLVRGHARGVLYCGSWAQAPVGDIEARPAFDVAGELGTELRVREEVDRRLSTMPSGDNGLSVGVREEIRESYAQLRSIAATVGDDDVRRRLEELEARLAALTGDAPRSGEDADIHLSRREIDVLACAAVGSTNGEIAASLHLRETTVKSYLASAMAKLDASTRHAAVARARRAGLLP
- a CDS encoding DUF485 domain-containing protein yields the protein MTDRRIDPAPGGGVDYIAVEESAPFRDLKKRQRSFIFPLAVAFLVWYFVYVLLSSFAPEFMAQPVFGAVTVGLLFGLGQFVTTFAITMGYVAYANRRLDPLAEQLRDELERTERGTA
- a CDS encoding cation acetate symporter, whose protein sequence is MNEVFGTVHAAVQTVENNPVLNISIFGAFVAVTLFIVIRASRNSKTAADYYAAGRSFTGPQNGFAIAGDYLSAASFLGIVGAIAINGYDGFLYSIGFLVAWLVALLLVAELMRNTGKFTMADVLSFRLRERPVRMAAAITTLAVCFFYLLAQMAGAGGLVSLLLGITERLGQSIVVAVVGLLMIVYVLIGGMKGTTWVQIVKAFLLIGGAVVMTIWVLAINGFNLNTLLEAAVAASPKGEAVLAPGLQYGKNPWDFISLALALVLGTAGLPHVLMRFYTVPTAKEARRSVVWAIWLIGLFYILTLVLGYGAGALVGPDAILAAPGGVNAAAPLLALALGGPILLGFISAVAFATILAVVAGLTITAAASFAHDIYASVVKKGNVPPDGEVKVARRTVIVIGVLAIIGGIGVQGQNVAFLVALAFAVAASANLPTILYSLFWRRFTTRGAVWSMYGGLGSALVLIFLSPVFWGTPTSVFVDAGVAIWPLNNPGIVSIPLGFLLGWLGSITSRRAEDAGKAAEMDVRSLTGFGAEKASTH
- a CDS encoding methylated-DNA--[protein]-cysteine S-methyltransferase, which gives rise to MNTVTSTEYDSPIGPILLTFVNDALVRLDVAHDGIDLARAEIAQRLGVLPEPDPDGAVDLREQLDEYFDGARRHFEVPLDWRLVQGFTRTALQATIDIPYGEMASYGEVAILAGAPGAARAVGTACAKSPFSIVVPVHRVVRADGSIGEYGGHPEVKEYLLSLENDVVLGEGLRGTG